In Vagococcus hydrophili, one DNA window encodes the following:
- a CDS encoding DUF1700 domain-containing protein produces MSILKEFNLELDSPNAHGNDWLEFSTEENYQQDNDHPYYHEPQIQRSHDSGFIRFFQIAGIIFLNLFFMFWLMFGWGLVLFIGWALTICFIGSPVIGIFSILAAVNAFGFFQLSISLILCGVGLIGGLIMFPFTKISFNLLKTYLKWNLQVLRGERAL; encoded by the coding sequence TCAATTTTAAAAGAATTTAATTTGGAATTAGACTCTCCTAATGCTCATGGTAATGATTGGTTAGAATTTTCAACAGAAGAAAACTACCAACAAGACAATGATCATCCTTATTATCATGAACCACAAATCCAGCGTTCTCATGATTCTGGCTTTATTCGCTTTTTCCAAATTGCAGGAATCATCTTTTTAAACCTTTTCTTTATGTTTTGGCTCATGTTTGGGTGGGGACTTGTTCTCTTTATCGGTTGGGCCTTAACAATTTGCTTCATTGGTAGTCCTGTTATTGGTATCTTCTCTATTTTGGCAGCCGTTAATGCTTTTGGGTTCTTCCAACTTTCTATTTCATTAATTTTATGTGGAGTTGGACTAATCGGCGGACTCATCATGTTCCCATTCACTAAAATAAGTTTTAATCTACTTAAAACTTATTTAAAATGGAACCTACAAGTCTTGAGAGGAGAACGTGCACTATGA
- a CDS encoding DUF4097 family beta strand repeat-containing protein codes for MKKFKIGVLVFAVLLVIGGGASSIVFYQKLEAEREASEVNKKFKYDGSDELVLEIKNGAMVYLSPSQDDYVHMNKQGLTFSNNKSEATNWDIQKKDKQTVVTIENKSQKKKVQPTVFSFNDISDDSISLRLPEKYKKIIIRGEKVDVNVDSLSLTQLEIQTTRGSTNVNNVSAQSLIANGHHGDIYVSDAKIEKNMALNTTSGNISTADSVFTDLEMKVKNGDTFTANTKGNVTIENQNGHSDINHTKGTVSVNNKNGDIFYHSNNITHDTTLETTHGNIQMEMDKPSYNKNKMDLKTEYGSLSIFNKNLSSETNFSSNKGDSLIKAISKNGDITVSELDPDDTQYDYH; via the coding sequence ATGAAAAAATTTAAAATTGGCGTCTTAGTATTTGCCGTTCTCTTGGTCATTGGCGGAGGAGCTTCAAGTATTGTTTTCTATCAAAAGCTTGAAGCGGAACGAGAGGCAAGCGAAGTTAATAAAAAATTCAAATATGACGGTTCTGACGAACTTGTTTTGGAGATAAAAAATGGAGCAATGGTCTATCTATCACCTTCTCAAGATGACTATGTGCATATGAATAAACAAGGATTAACATTTAGTAATAATAAAAGCGAAGCTACTAATTGGGACATTCAAAAAAAAGACAAGCAAACTGTTGTCACAATTGAGAACAAAAGCCAAAAGAAAAAAGTCCAACCCACAGTTTTTTCTTTCAATGATATTTCCGATGACAGTATTTCTCTTAGATTACCTGAAAAATACAAGAAAATTATTATTAGAGGAGAGAAAGTCGACGTCAATGTGGACAGTCTCTCATTAACTCAGTTAGAAATTCAGACCACTCGTGGTTCGACAAATGTGAACAACGTTTCAGCACAATCTCTGATTGCTAATGGTCATCACGGAGATATCTATGTCTCTGACGCTAAAATCGAGAAAAATATGGCCTTGAATACAACAAGTGGTAATATCTCTACGGCTGATTCTGTTTTTACTGATTTGGAGATGAAAGTCAAAAATGGCGATACGTTTACTGCCAATACTAAGGGGAACGTGACCATTGAAAATCAAAATGGTCATTCTGACATTAACCACACAAAAGGAACTGTTTCGGTAAACAATAAAAACGGGGATATTTTCTATCATTCAAATAACATTACTCATGACACAACCTTAGAAACGACCCACGGAAACATCCAAATGGAGATGGATAAACCGTCTTACAACAAAAATAAAATGGATTTAAAAACAGAATATGGTTCACTTTCAATTTTTAATAAAAATTTATCATCTGAAACAAACTTCTCAAGTAACAAGGGGGATTCCCTAATTAAAGCTATTTCTAAGAACGGTGACATCACTGTTAGTGAGCTAGATCCAGACGATACACAGTATGACTATCATTAA
- a CDS encoding phosphatase PAP2 family protein, whose protein sequence is MTKNKQLYWQYAGSLFLLLFAAIAYFVKVNEAILSSIDNPIIHLVRGNLTEGKTLFFSYITKFGNTVTIVLLTGIAFLLLFKFKEKIAAYWLLINIVLIQGAGNVLLKLFFNRDRPSVEHLVEASGKSFPSGHSSGSMLFFGTMIFLMPKLIDNKKIRLAIQVLLGFLILMIGTSRIYVGVHYPTDVIGGFLIGLSWLCLSYPYFKKYDFKQQFEGK, encoded by the coding sequence ATGACAAAAAACAAACAACTATATTGGCAATATGCAGGCAGTTTATTTTTATTACTTTTTGCAGCCATCGCTTATTTTGTAAAAGTAAACGAAGCAATCTTATCAAGTATCGACAACCCGATTATCCACTTAGTAAGAGGAAATTTAACAGAAGGCAAAACCTTATTCTTTTCGTATATCACTAAATTCGGCAACACAGTCACTATTGTTCTCTTAACAGGTATTGCCTTTTTACTACTTTTTAAATTTAAAGAGAAGATAGCTGCTTACTGGTTGCTAATAAATATTGTTTTAATTCAAGGAGCTGGTAATGTGCTCTTGAAACTTTTCTTTAACCGTGACCGTCCTTCAGTGGAACATTTAGTCGAAGCTTCTGGAAAAAGTTTCCCTAGTGGTCACTCTTCTGGTAGTATGCTTTTCTTTGGTACTATGATTTTTCTAATGCCTAAATTAATTGATAATAAAAAAATTCGCTTAGCGATTCAAGTCTTACTTGGATTTCTGATTTTAATGATCGGGACAAGTCGAATTTATGTGGGTGTGCATTACCCTACTGATGTGATTGGAGGCTTTTTAATCGGATTAAGCTGGTTATGCCTCTCTTATCCTTATTTCAAAAAATATGATTTTAAACAACAGTTTGAAGGGAAGTAA
- a CDS encoding TIGR01212 family radical SAM protein (This family includes YhcC from E. coli K-12, an uncharacterized radical SAM protein.) codes for MFSFKKGDSKRYYTWNDALRETFDEKIFKVPIDGGFDCPNRDGTVAHGGCTFCSVSGSGDMIVAPSDPLPIQFRKEVDQMHKKWPNTKQYIVYFQNFTNTHAPLEVIKHRFEQVVNEEGVVGLSIGTRPDCLPDDVIEYLAELNQRLYLWVELGLQTTYEETSDMINRAHDYQTYLDAVAKLRQHNINVCTHLINGLPGESYEMMMENVRRCVTDSDIQGIKIHLLHLMTNTKMEKDYLEGRLQLLTQEEYTNLICDQLEIIPNDIIIHRLTGDAPRDTIIGPMWSLKKWEVLNGFDTELRRRGTYQGIYANGEKGEIIHA; via the coding sequence ATGTTTTCATTCAAAAAAGGAGATTCTAAACGTTACTATACTTGGAACGATGCTCTAAGAGAAACGTTTGATGAAAAAATTTTTAAGGTACCTATTGACGGGGGGTTCGACTGTCCAAATCGTGATGGGACAGTCGCTCATGGGGGTTGTACATTTTGTAGTGTGTCTGGTTCTGGAGATATGATTGTGGCTCCAAGTGATCCATTACCGATTCAATTTCGAAAAGAAGTCGATCAGATGCATAAAAAATGGCCCAATACGAAGCAATATATTGTTTATTTCCAAAATTTTACCAACACACATGCCCCACTAGAAGTCATTAAACATCGCTTTGAACAAGTTGTTAACGAAGAGGGCGTTGTTGGTTTATCCATTGGAACACGGCCTGATTGTTTGCCCGATGATGTGATTGAATACTTGGCTGAATTGAATCAGCGGCTTTATTTATGGGTGGAGCTGGGACTTCAAACAACCTATGAAGAAACCAGTGACATGATTAACCGCGCCCATGATTACCAGACCTATTTAGATGCTGTGGCGAAGTTACGTCAACACAATATCAATGTGTGTACTCACTTGATTAACGGCTTGCCTGGTGAATCTTACGAGATGATGATGGAGAATGTGAGACGTTGTGTGACAGATTCTGATATTCAAGGAATTAAAATCCACCTTCTTCATTTAATGACCAACACAAAAATGGAGAAAGACTATTTGGAAGGCAGATTGCAGCTTTTAACCCAAGAAGAATATACGAACCTCATTTGTGATCAACTAGAGATTATTCCAAATGATATCATTATCCACCGACTCACAGGTGACGCCCCTCGTGACACGATTATTGGTCCAATGTGGAGTTTAAAGAAATGGGAAGTCTTGAATGGTTTTGATACCGAATTAAGACGACGTGGCACCTATCAAGGGATTTATGCTAATGGTGAAAAAGGAGAGATTATTCATGCTTAA
- a CDS encoding class I SAM-dependent methyltransferase — MLKTSLRYSHELLEAVIEEGDIVVDATMGNGNDTLFLAERVGKKGHVYGFDVQEQALANTTKRLEENDCLEQATLLLQGHETVGSILLDKTIKAAVFNLGYLPKSDKHVVTHEATTITALIALLDRLEEKGRIILVIYDGHDEGKIEKKEVLSFVSELPQEKFSVLNYQFINQRNNPPSLICIERKKD; from the coding sequence ATGCTTAAAACGTCATTGCGTTACAGTCACGAATTGTTGGAAGCCGTTATTGAAGAGGGCGATATTGTTGTGGACGCTACCATGGGAAATGGAAATGATACTCTTTTTCTTGCCGAACGCGTAGGAAAAAAAGGGCATGTCTACGGATTCGATGTTCAAGAACAAGCACTAGCTAACACAACTAAGCGCTTAGAGGAAAATGATTGCCTAGAACAAGCTACGCTACTCCTTCAAGGACATGAAACAGTTGGATCGATTCTTTTAGATAAAACGATCAAAGCAGCTGTTTTTAATCTAGGTTACTTACCAAAAAGTGATAAACACGTTGTCACACACGAAGCAACCACTATCACTGCATTAATTGCCCTATTGGATCGTTTAGAGGAAAAGGGACGAATTATCTTAGTCATTTACGATGGTCATGATGAGGGCAAAATCGAGAAAAAAGAAGTTCTTTCCTTTGTTTCAGAGCTTCCACAAGAAAAATTTAGTGTCTTAAATTATCAATTTATCAACCAACGAAATAACCCACCTTCATTAATTTGTATTGAGAGAAAAAAAGACTGA
- a CDS encoding winged helix-turn-helix transcriptional regulator, which produces MKYGYLKILDGQLLHYDKEFFDAYEVDSLIFDQADESVNLKNVLPKLTTDDIFIVEDFAALTYSLSQLEETIKIFQERSIRLISIYPRFDTAESEHACFYEILTGCLSGRRDVYSSVNRSQIKKRQELGLKHGRPGIDTNLVEELRYLRSNKHLTYREISEISGVSLGTVYKYIKKEECG; this is translated from the coding sequence ATGAAATACGGTTATTTAAAAATATTGGACGGGCAATTACTTCATTACGATAAGGAATTTTTTGATGCATACGAGGTGGATTCTCTGATTTTTGATCAGGCAGATGAATCGGTCAATTTGAAAAATGTACTCCCAAAGTTAACGACAGATGACATTTTTATTGTGGAAGATTTTGCAGCATTAACGTATAGTTTATCTCAATTGGAAGAAACCATTAAGATTTTTCAAGAGCGTTCAATCCGGTTAATTTCAATTTACCCTCGTTTTGATACAGCAGAGAGTGAGCATGCTTGTTTTTATGAAATTTTAACTGGGTGTTTAAGTGGAAGAAGAGATGTTTATAGTAGCGTCAATCGTTCTCAAATCAAGAAGCGCCAAGAATTAGGCTTAAAACATGGTCGACCAGGAATTGACACGAATTTAGTAGAAGAATTAAGATATCTAAGAAGCAACAAACATCTAACGTATAGAGAAATATCAGAAATAAGTGGCGTGTCACTTGGAACTGTTTATAAATATATAAAAAAAGAAGAATGCGGATAA
- a CDS encoding replication initiation protein, translating into MKQWTYEELDFFCQITETFKKDRNYKIVYTIEEFKQILGLDTMDDKMCLKKFRTLALKFTNLSYIENDKEQIKIIPIFQQFLANNVQLEIFVSEEYSYILEKTFLQWHFTTKDLSELIQIKSYYAKKVYIHLKKIGEHGQIILKKADLLTLFFVSDSLLTQTNFNKRVIQPIRQELSLYFDSFEMNAIRGDGKGQPIKFYEFKW; encoded by the coding sequence ATGAAACAGTGGACATATGAAGAGTTAGATTTTTTTTGCCAGATAACTGAAACATTTAAAAAGGATAGGAATTACAAAATAGTCTACACAATAGAAGAATTTAAACAGATTTTGGGACTGGACACGATGGATGACAAAATGTGTCTCAAAAAATTTAGAACGTTAGCCCTAAAATTTACTAATCTTTCCTATATTGAAAATGACAAAGAGCAAATAAAAATTATTCCTATATTCCAACAATTTTTGGCAAATAATGTACAACTGGAAATATTTGTATCAGAAGAGTACAGCTATATTTTAGAAAAAACTTTTTTACAGTGGCATTTTACAACAAAAGATTTATCTGAACTAATCCAGATAAAATCTTATTACGCTAAAAAAGTTTATATTCATTTAAAAAAAATAGGTGAACACGGTCAAATCATCTTGAAAAAGGCAGATTTATTAACACTTTTTTTCGTGTCAGATAGTTTATTGACGCAGACAAATTTTAATAAACGAGTTATTCAACCTATTAGGCAGGAGCTTTCTCTGTATTTTGATTCTTTTGAAATGAATGCAATCAGAGGGGACGGGAAAGGTCAGCCCATAAAGTTTTATGAATTTAAGTGGTAG
- a CDS encoding sensor histidine kinase — translation MTKQARNSFFKSLSIVVVCAIILYVMATQTFIGKGFGRVISDAFIIFSNSPSGEVSQVNWLKFKSFVISIAIFAIVIVGGLTYWISQYLLKKDRRYIVGLLQQSLEPEDLPTLDLEYREIQNELEKIKLTNQKNQDALMQETQRTKDLVTFLAHDLRTPLASVIGYLNLLIDSPEISTETRAKYLGIALDKAYRLEYLIDEFFDITRFNFQNIVLDYSKFDLTLLLQQLNEEFYPILKKKDQMLEMKISDSCLVDGDSTKLVRVFNNLLKNASAYGFEGSKIHLDVSSNKNQLEITITNEGQTIPPEKLEVIFDKFYRLDSARSSNSGGAGLGLAIAKEIIEAHHGEISAMSDKGCTTFILHFPQERE, via the coding sequence TTGACTAAACAAGCTAGGAATTCTTTTTTTAAGAGTTTATCAATTGTTGTTGTTTGCGCGATTATTCTTTATGTCATGGCCACTCAAACATTTATTGGTAAAGGTTTTGGTCGGGTAATTAGTGATGCGTTTATTATTTTTTCCAATAGTCCCAGTGGTGAAGTGAGTCAGGTCAATTGGTTGAAGTTTAAATCATTTGTGATTTCTATTGCGATTTTTGCGATTGTCATTGTAGGTGGATTGACGTATTGGATTAGCCAATATTTACTAAAAAAAGACCGCCGATATATTGTCGGATTGTTGCAACAATCTCTTGAACCAGAAGATTTGCCTACCTTAGATTTAGAATACAGAGAAATTCAAAACGAATTAGAAAAAATAAAACTAACGAATCAAAAAAATCAAGATGCCTTAATGCAAGAAACTCAGAGAACAAAGGATTTGGTGACGTTCTTAGCTCATGATTTACGAACGCCTCTTGCGTCTGTCATAGGTTACTTAAATTTACTCATAGATTCACCTGAAATATCCACAGAAACACGAGCTAAATATTTAGGAATTGCCTTAGATAAAGCGTACCGATTAGAGTATTTGATTGATGAATTTTTTGACATCACGAGATTTAACTTTCAAAATATTGTCTTGGATTACTCTAAATTTGATTTAACTCTTTTACTGCAACAACTAAATGAAGAGTTTTATCCTATTCTTAAGAAAAAAGATCAGATGTTGGAGATGAAGATTTCTGATAGCTGTTTAGTGGATGGTGATTCAACAAAATTAGTCCGTGTTTTCAATAATCTACTTAAAAATGCTTCAGCGTATGGATTTGAAGGAAGTAAGATTCATTTAGACGTTTCATCAAATAAGAATCAATTAGAGATCACTATTACAAACGAAGGTCAGACGATTCCACCTGAAAAATTAGAGGTTATCTTTGATAAATTTTACCGATTAGATAGTGCAAGATCTAGTAATAGTGGGGGAGCAGGATTAGGCCTTGCTATTGCTAAAGAAATTATAGAAGCTCACCATGGGGAGATTTCAGCAATGAGCGATAAAGGATGTACAACATTTATCCTACATTTCCCTCAAGAAAGAGAATAA
- a CDS encoding response regulator transcription factor — protein sequence MSKKILLVEDEEEIAKLVELYLKNEGFNVDVCFDGLEAKEKIMNDTFDLALLDIMLPHVDGLELLQLIRENQNYPVIMLTAKDDEIDKITGLSFGADDYITKPFKPLEVVARVKAQLRRFNQYNQNQEKVSRILTNKALEMNLDKRLVTLNEEVVELTPKEYSILQLLMENQGVALDSEAIFEAVWQEKYYTASNNTIMVHIRHLREKMKDAVEKPKYIKTVWGVGYKID from the coding sequence GTGTCGAAAAAAATATTACTGGTGGAAGATGAAGAAGAGATTGCTAAGTTAGTGGAACTGTATTTAAAAAATGAAGGATTTAATGTGGATGTTTGTTTTGATGGTTTGGAAGCCAAAGAAAAAATTATGAACGATACATTTGATCTGGCATTATTAGATATTATGTTGCCTCACGTGGATGGTTTGGAGCTCCTCCAATTGATTCGTGAAAATCAAAATTATCCTGTGATTATGTTGACGGCAAAAGATGATGAAATCGATAAAATCACAGGCCTTTCTTTTGGAGCAGATGATTATATTACTAAACCATTCAAACCTTTAGAAGTGGTTGCTAGGGTGAAAGCACAACTGAGACGTTTTAACCAGTACAATCAAAATCAAGAAAAAGTTAGTCGAATATTAACGAATAAAGCCTTAGAAATGAATCTTGATAAACGGTTAGTAACATTAAATGAGGAAGTTGTGGAGCTTACACCAAAAGAATATAGCATCTTGCAATTATTAATGGAAAACCAAGGTGTCGCTCTAGATTCAGAAGCTATTTTTGAAGCAGTTTGGCAAGAAAAATATTATACGGCCTCTAACAACACGATCATGGTTCACATTAGACATTTAAGAGAAAAAATGAAAGATGCCGTGGAAAAACCAAAGTACATCAAGACAGTTTGGGGAGTAGGTTATAAAATTGACTAA
- a CDS encoding D-alanyl-D-alanine carboxypeptidase family protein translates to MKKIVSLVVLFVLVGSGVIYLLNDHLALGIGLDKQELKVSTQLKNQPEITEKIHSKNVLLQNLATSEILIEKNKDQKAAIASLTKLMTVYLLLNKEKDLNQKVTIDQKIVDSLVKEGASLSGYQPGDELTIKDLAYGIVLPSGGDASITAANYVAGSEKKFVDLMNQEAQNIGMKNTHFKNATGLDEGNHYSTVSDLQKLMVVALKNEQFKEMMLTTTYQTNTTAYNPEGYYIESTMLKDSPDLTISNGKILGGKTGYTEKAGQCLISLAEVNQTPYLLITTGADGGPLTDQLNMADARLIYQSIGNS, encoded by the coding sequence ATGAAAAAAATAGTGAGTTTAGTAGTTTTGTTTGTACTTGTTGGTAGTGGTGTGATTTATTTACTGAACGACCATTTAGCATTAGGCATTGGCTTAGATAAACAAGAACTAAAAGTCAGTACACAACTTAAAAATCAACCAGAGATTACAGAAAAAATTCATAGCAAAAATGTGTTACTTCAAAATTTAGCAACTAGTGAGATTTTAATTGAAAAAAATAAAGATCAAAAAGCAGCGATTGCCTCATTAACAAAATTAATGACAGTCTATTTACTACTTAATAAAGAAAAAGACTTGAATCAAAAAGTAACCATTGATCAAAAAATAGTAGACTCTTTAGTTAAAGAAGGTGCCTCACTTTCAGGGTACCAGCCAGGTGATGAGTTAACAATTAAGGATTTGGCTTATGGAATTGTCTTACCTTCAGGTGGAGATGCGTCCATTACAGCGGCTAATTATGTTGCTGGAAGTGAGAAAAAATTTGTTGATTTAATGAATCAAGAGGCACAAAATATAGGAATGAAGAATACTCATTTTAAAAATGCCACAGGTCTTGATGAAGGGAATCATTATTCAACGGTTAGCGATTTACAAAAATTAATGGTAGTCGCTTTAAAGAATGAGCAATTTAAAGAGATGATGTTAACAACGACTTACCAAACCAATACGACAGCTTATAATCCAGAAGGTTATTATATTGAGAGTACGATGTTAAAAGACTCTCCGGATTTAACCATCAGTAACGGAAAAATTCTCGGTGGAAAAACAGGATACACTGAGAAAGCTGGACAATGTTTGATTAGTTTAGCTGAAGTGAATCAAACCCCTTATTTGTTAATTACAACAGGAGCAGATGGTGGCCCGTTAACAGATCAGTTAAATATGGCTGATGCGAGACTCATCTATCAAAGCATTGGAAATAGTTGA
- a CDS encoding GNAT family N-acetyltransferase, with product MDYLLKLPVTDTIDFVKPSLQHSEELFQVIDSDRKHLGQFLPFVEHTQTSEDTTNFLKAKLTGEASGTDQLFIIYFEGQLAGTIDIHFIDQKNKLGEVGYWLHSDYINQGIVSTSVNKICDIAFNYLGLNKLSLLADTENIPSNKVAQKCGFSRKREVTKYIVTSNLLGYS from the coding sequence ATGGATTATTTACTAAAATTACCTGTTACAGATACTATTGATTTTGTTAAACCATCACTACAACACTCAGAAGAATTGTTTCAAGTCATTGATAGTGATCGTAAACACTTAGGTCAATTTCTACCTTTTGTTGAACACACTCAAACAAGTGAGGACACAACGAATTTTCTAAAAGCTAAACTGACTGGTGAAGCAAGTGGAACAGATCAACTTTTTATAATCTATTTTGAAGGACAATTAGCTGGAACCATCGACATTCATTTTATTGATCAGAAAAATAAGCTAGGAGAAGTTGGCTACTGGCTGCATTCGGATTATATTAATCAAGGAATTGTTTCGACTTCAGTGAACAAAATCTGTGACATTGCCTTTAACTATTTAGGTTTAAATAAACTCTCTCTTTTAGCTGATACTGAAAATATTCCCAGCAATAAAGTGGCTCAAAAATGTGGCTTCTCTCGTAAGCGGGAAGTAACCAAGTATATAGTCACATCTAACCTCCTCGGTTATTCTTAA
- the tnpB gene encoding IS66 family insertion sequence element accessory protein TnpB (TnpB, as the term is used for proteins encoded by IS66 family insertion elements, is considered an accessory protein, since TnpC, encoded by a neighboring gene, is a DDE family transposase.): MVLDYTKIQTIYIVCGKTDLRRGIDGLASIIMNQYELDVYSDALFLFCGNRSDRFKALYWQGDGFILLYKRFENGKLQWPRKQEEVKELTQQQLRWLLEGLSIEQRKKILKAKTGFVS, from the coding sequence ATGGTTCTTGATTATACGAAGATACAAACTATTTATATTGTTTGTGGTAAGACAGACTTAAGACGTGGGATTGATGGTCTGGCTTCAATTATCATGAATCAATATGAGTTAGATGTTTATTCGGATGCCTTATTTCTATTTTGTGGCAATCGTTCAGACCGGTTCAAAGCACTTTACTGGCAAGGGGATGGTTTTATTCTCCTGTATAAACGGTTTGAAAATGGAAAATTACAATGGCCTAGAAAACAAGAAGAAGTCAAAGAATTAACGCAACAACAACTCCGTTGGTTATTAGAAGGTTTATCCATCGAACAAAGAAAAAAGATATTAAAAGCTAAAACTGGATTTGTTTCTTAA
- the tnpC gene encoding IS66 family transposase, whose translation MTEFEERLLKQNEALTNELKLLREQNQFLLNKLYGRSSEKSIDPNGQLDLFEEDSSFNLAETTEEKTVFEEINYQRKKKKGYKAALTKDLPIKEVHCQLEGEDCTCDWCCSDLKDIGKSKIREEVIFVPAKMYKNVYYQHAYECPNCKKDGADAIKKAVVPKQPITHSLASASILAHLFHQKIEMSLPFYRQEKEWESYGLRVPRRTQANWFITSCEKWLTPIWEELKKKLVKEELIHADETYYNVLSSEKEKSYFWLFRTIEQAEYPIILYHHDLSRKSSVAQQFLAEFSGYLHCDGYSAYKSIENTTLVNCWAHVRRKFFEAKDSSSKDTPASQGVTYCDQLFHIEKEMKGLSHQERYDLRLAKSQPILDEFWQWIASFRALPGSKLGKAVNYALNMKAGLMNFLEDGRCALSNNLAERSIRPTTIGRKNWHFSASERGATANGIAYSIIETAKANNLVPVKYLEYLFKHLPNLEDSSNSKALEVYLPWSEQIQATCR comes from the coding sequence TTGACCGAGTTTGAAGAACGATTGTTAAAACAAAACGAAGCTTTAACTAATGAACTTAAACTTCTAAGAGAACAGAATCAATTTCTTTTAAATAAATTGTATGGACGTTCATCTGAAAAATCAATTGACCCTAATGGGCAATTAGATTTATTTGAAGAGGACTCGTCTTTTAATCTAGCAGAGACAACTGAAGAAAAAACCGTCTTTGAGGAAATTAACTATCAGCGGAAAAAGAAAAAAGGCTACAAAGCAGCCCTCACAAAAGATTTACCTATAAAAGAAGTTCATTGTCAGCTTGAAGGAGAAGACTGCACCTGTGATTGGTGTTGTTCTGATTTAAAAGATATTGGTAAATCTAAAATCCGTGAAGAAGTTATTTTTGTTCCTGCAAAGATGTATAAAAATGTGTACTACCAACATGCCTACGAATGCCCTAATTGTAAAAAAGATGGAGCTGATGCCATAAAAAAAGCCGTTGTTCCTAAACAACCAATCACTCATAGTTTGGCGTCTGCCTCTATCTTAGCTCACTTATTTCATCAAAAAATAGAAATGAGTTTGCCTTTTTATCGACAAGAAAAGGAGTGGGAATCTTATGGATTACGAGTGCCACGTAGAACACAAGCAAACTGGTTCATCACCTCATGTGAAAAATGGTTAACACCTATTTGGGAGGAGCTCAAAAAGAAACTAGTCAAAGAAGAGCTCATCCATGCGGATGAAACTTACTATAATGTTTTATCAAGTGAAAAAGAAAAGTCTTACTTTTGGCTCTTTCGAACCATCGAACAAGCAGAGTATCCAATTATTTTATATCATCATGACCTGAGTCGTAAAAGTAGTGTCGCTCAACAATTTTTAGCCGAATTCTCAGGCTATTTGCATTGTGACGGCTACTCGGCTTACAAATCGATTGAGAATACGACGTTAGTTAATTGTTGGGCTCACGTCCGAAGAAAATTCTTTGAAGCGAAAGATTCCTCTTCTAAAGATACTCCGGCAAGCCAAGGAGTTACCTATTGCGATCAACTCTTTCATATTGAAAAAGAAATGAAGGGATTAAGCCATCAAGAAAGATATGATTTACGGTTGGCAAAAAGCCAACCCATTCTTGATGAATTCTGGCAATGGATCGCTTCTTTCAGAGCTCTTCCAGGTTCGAAATTAGGAAAAGCGGTTAACTATGCGCTTAATATGAAGGCTGGTTTGATGAATTTTCTGGAGGATGGTCGATGTGCCTTATCAAATAATTTAGCTGAGCGAAGTATTCGCCCAACAACGATTGGCAGAAAAAATTGGCATTTTTCTGCGAGTGAACGGGGAGCAACAGCTAACGGAATCGCTTATTCTATCATCGAAACGGCTAAAGCTAATAACTTAGTTCCTGTGAAGTATTTAGAATATTTGTTTAAGCATCTTCCTAATTTAGAAGATAGTTCAAATTCTAAAGCACTTGAGGTTTATTTACCTTGGTCAGAACAGATTCAAGCTACGTGTCGATAA